The Bemisia tabaci chromosome 5, PGI_BMITA_v3 genome includes a window with the following:
- the LOC109035615 gene encoding uncharacterized protein isoform X1 (The sequence of the model RefSeq protein was modified relative to this genomic sequence to represent the inferred CDS: added 83 bases not found in genome assembly) yields the protein MVQRLSKQHYLATPGQLDPYLNSRRYMQHHSLNKGYSTDGEDSQRSEHTVSEYITSNERMNTMGGGKRETRSPERVHGKHSRSRSRSGSREYIPSRASSRGKEYSHQSLGNGINGINGMRGHDDQDSSDIYVTSGAYRAPSEYRYMKHENIAYRTDFEIEIDNSRGSRYSPQSRAPSRYSYVSGPPGSQISVKTKVKRKPGMTIETMSAPNPFCPNTKGICCLMLLLNLALILIALGFVIVVQFFEPLFVWILGIIFLGFGFLTLMGSLIYCVYVFRDARTPKQVAAQDHYWTHHWQKSFGATPNSTTPVPHPSTPSEIRYKTEKYLEDPYMSSHRGSSRH from the exons ACACCATTCATTAAACAAAGGATATTCAACTGACG gtgaggaCAGCCAACGCTCAGAGCACACAGTGTCCGAGTACATAACCTCCAATGAGCGGATGAACACGATGGGTGGCGGGAAGAGAGAGACCCGGTCGCCGGAGAGGGTCCACGGGAAGCACTCGCGGTCTCGGAGCAGGAGCGGGAGCCGGGAGTACATCCCGAGCCGGGCCAGCTCCCGCGGGAAGGAGTACTCTCATCAGAGCCTCGGCAACGGGATCAACGGGATCAACGGGATGAGAGGGCACGACGACCAGGACAGCTCGGACATCTACGTCACTAGCGGTGCCTATCGCGCCCCATCCGAATATAGGTACATGAAACATGAGAATATCGCTTATCGAACTGACTTTGAAATCGAGATCGACAACAG ccGTGGTTCACGTTACTCTCCTCAAAGCCGAGCGCCGAGCCGCTACTCGTACGTGAGTGGTCCTCCAGGCTCACAAATCTCAGTGAAGACGAAAGTTAAGAGGAAGCCCGGCATGACAATAGAAACAATGTCAGCTCCTAATCCATTCTGCCCCAATACCAAGGGTATCTGCTGCCTCATGCTCCTCTTAAATCTAGCCCTAATTCTTATTGCATTGGGTTTTGTTATCGTTGTACAATTTTTCGAGCCGTTGTTCGTTTG GATTCTAGGTATCATCTTCTTAGGGTTTGGTTTCTTAACACTTATGGGTAGTTTAATTTATTGCGTGTACGTCTTTCGAGACGCTAGGACACCGAAGCAAGTGGCGGCACAAGATCACTACTGGACTCACCACTGGCAGAAGAGCTTCGGAGCAACTCCCAACTCAACAACCCCAGTTCCTCACCCCTCCACGCCTTCGGAAATTCGCTACAAAACCGAGAAGTACCTCGAGGATCCGTACATGAGCAGTCATCGGGGCTCATCCAGACACTAA
- the LOC109035615 gene encoding uncharacterized protein isoform X2 (The sequence of the model RefSeq protein was modified relative to this genomic sequence to represent the inferred CDS: added 83 bases not found in genome assembly), producing MVQRLSKQHYLATPGQLDPYLNSRRYMQHHSLNKGYSTDGEDSQRSEHTVSEYITSNERMNTMGGGKRETRSPERVHGKHSRSRSRSGSREYIPSRASSRGKEYSHQSLGNGINGINGMRGHDDQDSSDIYVTSGAYRAPSEYSRGSRYSPQSRAPSRYSYVSGPPGSQISVKTKVKRKPGMTIETMSAPNPFCPNTKGICCLMLLLNLALILIALGFVIVVQFFEPLFVWILGIIFLGFGFLTLMGSLIYCVYVFRDARTPKQVAAQDHYWTHHWQKSFGATPNSTTPVPHPSTPSEIRYKTEKYLEDPYMSSHRGSSRH from the exons ACACCATTCATTAAACAAAGGATATTCAACTGACG gtgaggaCAGCCAACGCTCAGAGCACACAGTGTCCGAGTACATAACCTCCAATGAGCGGATGAACACGATGGGTGGCGGGAAGAGAGAGACCCGGTCGCCGGAGAGGGTCCACGGGAAGCACTCGCGGTCTCGGAGCAGGAGCGGGAGCCGGGAGTACATCCCGAGCCGGGCCAGCTCCCGCGGGAAGGAGTACTCTCATCAGAGCCTCGGCAACGGGATCAACGGGATCAACGGGATGAGAGGGCACGACGACCAGGACAGCTCGGACATCTACGTCACTAGCGGTGCCTATCGCGCCCCATCCGAATATAG ccGTGGTTCACGTTACTCTCCTCAAAGCCGAGCGCCGAGCCGCTACTCGTACGTGAGTGGTCCTCCAGGCTCACAAATCTCAGTGAAGACGAAAGTTAAGAGGAAGCCCGGCATGACAATAGAAACAATGTCAGCTCCTAATCCATTCTGCCCCAATACCAAGGGTATCTGCTGCCTCATGCTCCTCTTAAATCTAGCCCTAATTCTTATTGCATTGGGTTTTGTTATCGTTGTACAATTTTTCGAGCCGTTGTTCGTTTG GATTCTAGGTATCATCTTCTTAGGGTTTGGTTTCTTAACACTTATGGGTAGTTTAATTTATTGCGTGTACGTCTTTCGAGACGCTAGGACACCGAAGCAAGTGGCGGCACAAGATCACTACTGGACTCACCACTGGCAGAAGAGCTTCGGAGCAACTCCCAACTCAACAACCCCAGTTCCTCACCCCTCCACGCCTTCGGAAATTCGCTACAAAACCGAGAAGTACCTCGAGGATCCGTACATGAGCAGTCATCGGGGCTCATCCAGACACTAA
- the LOC109038462 gene encoding uncharacterized protein: MLKSLWIRNLIRSFALPFPVFFSLLELCFAGSRSPSTMQQQITKHGIIPDVITMQPRNHITVEYSKKVVANFGNKLKTPDLKKKPWLQWSADPELYYTLILTDPDSPSRAEPKNREWLLWLVVNIPGFDVKSGDTIVDYMRPDAGKGTGSHRFIFLTYQQPSVIYNFNETKVSSREHEGRANFSTQKFCDKYRLGSPWASNFFHAEWFDKEKDAIENHPGIKKRHKEEMKEAFIKHGLIPHYLHGLPRRDLQVEFKGGKKANFGNVLKPSQTQQTPYLQWSADPDHYYAVIMIDFDAPDAEHHAWREWLHWMVVNIPSFDVEAGDILTQYLGPNPGANTGFHRYIFTVFSQGNDTIKFHEPLRVRSDLESRQNFSTYKFAEKYKLGPAPWALNFIRVQYSDNSGEPYDDQVEIITENVDPFESDQDEDEDE; this comes from the exons ATGCTGAAATCCCTATGGATCCGAAACTTGATTAGGTCATTCGCTTTACCATTCCCTGTGTTTTTCTCACTCCTTGAGTTATGCTTTGCTGGGAGTCGATCACCGTCTACGATGCAACAACAAATCACCAAACATGGCATCATACCTGATGTTATTACTATGCAGCCGAGGAATCACATTACG GTTGAATACTCGAAAAAAGTTGTTGCAAATTTCGGAAATAAACTTAAAACTCCCGATCTGAAGAAGAAACCTTGGTTACAGTGGTCGGCTGATCCAGAATTGTACTATACTCTAATATTAACAG atcCTGATTCGCCTTCGAGGGCAGAACCTAAGAACAGGGAGTGGCTTCTTTGGCTTGTGGTAAATATTCCTGGATTTGACGTCAAGTCCGGAGATACTATTGTCGACTATATGAGACCTGACGCCGGCAAAGGAACCG gtagccatagatttatttttctaaCGTACCAACAACCATCcgtaatttacaattttaacgAAACAAAAGTATCATCAAG agagcaCGAAGGCCGAGCGAACTTTTCGACTCAAAAATTCTGTGACAAATACAGACTGGGTAGTCCGTGGGCATCAAATTTTTTCCATGCTGAGTGGTTTGACAAGGAAAAAGATGCAATCGAAAATCATCC AGGCATTAAAAAGCGACATAAGGAAGAAATGAAGGAGGCCTTCATCAAGCACGGTTTGATACCTCATTATCTACATGGTCTTCCTCGGCGCGATTTACAG GTGGAGTTTAAGGGTGGTAAAAAAGCTAATTTTGGAAACGTTTTAAAACCATCACAGACACAACAAACTCCGTATTTACAGTGGTCAGCAGATCCAGATCACTATTACGCCGTTATTATGATCG ACTTTGACGCACCTGACGCCGAGCATCATGCGTGGAGAGAGTGGTTACATTGGATGGTTGTCAATATACCCAGTTTTGATGTGGAAGCTGGGGATATCTTGACTCAGTATCTCGGCCCAAATCCAGGAGCTAATACAG GCTtccatcgatatattttcaCAGTGTTTAGTCAAGGAAATGATACCATCAAGTTCCATGAACCCCTAAGAGTGAGGAG TGACCTGGAGAGTCGGCAAAACTTCTCAACCTacaaatttgctgaaaaatacAAGCTCGGACCAGCACCGTGGGCTTTGAATTTCATACGTGTTCAGTACAGTGACAATAGTGGCGAACCATACGATGATCAAGTCGAAATCATAACCGAGAACGTGGATCCATTCGAAAGCGACCAAGATGAGGATGAAGACGAATGA